From the Brienomyrus brachyistius isolate T26 chromosome 23, BBRACH_0.4, whole genome shotgun sequence genome, the window ACCAAAAGTCGCTCCCTCCTCGCTTTCAGAGGCAACAGCAGGTCAGTGCTTGTAGAAGCAGCTCTGTGGAACTTGTGCCGTTAAGCTGAGTGCTGTGCCTTGGAAGTCATTTTAGGTTTTGCTGTTTCCTGAAATATAGGTGTGTGAGCACTTTGAAAACAGTCCAGGGCTGTAGTGAatctcaggaagcacagggtgccaCTGGAGGACATGCTagcccatcacacacacacacacagggcaaaTTCGAAAAGCAGTTTAAGCAGACCGTGTAGTTTGGGACTCTGGGAAATTCCACACAGTGTGGGAGGCAGGAGTTACATTTGCGTTATATTTGTTTTTCTGACGCTTTTGTCACAGATGTATAGTGAAGCAAATAGCACATAGCAAACATTCAGCTGTCAAACAATCAATTACACATAAGTACAGCTAGGCTGAACTTCCAATTATTTCTCAGTTTTTGTGTACAGTTAGTATTTATATGTGATGAGGCATTTATTTCGGCACAGGAGCAACTACTCAAGCAGCAGCAgtggcagcagcagcaacagcagcagcatagTCAAGCAGCCCAAAACCAGCTGCAGCCTCCAGCAGCCCCACAAGGCCCCGCTGGGGGTGCGCCACCGCAgtccgcccccaaacagcctcccTTGTACCCACCCGGGTCATTGGGACGGCCTCCTCCACTGCCTATGAACTTTGACCCTCGATGGATGATGATGTCCTACATGGACCCAAGGGTGATGCAGGGCCGCCCTGCACCCATGGAGTACTACCCTACCAGCATGCATCCTTCGGGTAGGTACAAGCTTTTAAGGCGATGGGCAGTCTCTATTAAAATGACATGAGAAACGTTCCCTCGTCAGGATTTTAAAGGTCAGGGTGTGAAAAACATGATTTTGGTTGCCTTGAATTAAACACATTTATCCATCTTCCGTAGCAGTTATTCAGTACAGGGATATGGGCAGCCTGATGCCTCTTCCTGGAAGCACTGGGCCCCATTTCAGTAGAATCTGTTATAAATGTGAACatgctgatgagaattttgAATGACTTTTTTCTGTTCTGCACATGTGTGCCCTGTCTCCCTGCTCCGTGTCACAGGGCTCTTGGCCCGCGAGCGCTCCGATTCTGGCGGCTCCAGCTCAGACGCATTTGATCGGCAGCAGCCCCACCCAGGaccccccgcacccccaccgTGGAACACCACCTATGGATCCGAAGCTGGCCTGGGGACCTGACATGTTCCCTGGGGGCAGCGAGGCCCGCAGCCTGAGCTCTCCTCTGAGGCAGAAGCAGCATGATGAAGAAGAAGCCAGTAAAGGGCTCAGGTAAGACCACAGATGGATATCTGAACTCTAAATCGGTGTTTCCCGTGTGGGCTATCCTGGCTGGAAGCTTGGAGTCTGTGGGTATCAGTGGACCAGACTGGGAATCGTTGCTCTAGATGAAGGGGAAAATAGCAGGTAAAGGACATATAGGACTTCATTTCTTATTTTCTCTTTCTTCAGGAGTGATACACCTCCGGTTCGACTGCGAGATGGAGGAACGGGTCCCATTCAACAGCCTAATGTTGCCCCCAGCTCTCCCTCTGGCTCCTCCAACCAAACCCCACCACCGCCTCTTGGTACCCAGGGAGGGCCCGGAGTGGGAATGCCAGGTGGAAGCGGGGGCCACCTTCCCCACCATCACCAGCCCtttatggggggcaggggtaacTACAGCAGTTTCCCTGACGGTGAATCTAGAGGGCCTCCCCACCAGCAGCAGAGGGGTAACAGTGGAGGTGCTCTGCATGACTTCAGCCACCCGGACGAGGGCTCCAGAGCAGTCCAGCAGGGGCAGATCTGGGGTGCCCCACACCCCCACTATGACCGTAATGGTCGTGCTGATCTCTCCCCCCTGGAAAATAACCCACATCTGCACCACCACCATCCACATCACCCTCACACTTCCCATTTGCCCATTCACCCCCACAAGACAGAGAATGGCAGGGAACGTGAGAGGGGAGGGGAATTGAAAAAGAGCGACCCCTCTCCACCTCTTAACCAACCTTGCATCTCTTCCTCCTGctcgtcctcctcctcttcatcgtcATCGGCCCGAGATGACCATGGCGACAAGCTGTCTTTGCAGCCCATCCCTCCACAGCAAGACCATGATTTGGGGTCAGGAGTCAGCAGAAAGCAGGAGAAGATTGGCCCCACCCATCTTCATTCCACCCACTCCTCTGTTGCCCCTTCCTCCCACCATCccctccagcagcagcagctgccCCACTCAAAACCAAACCAACGTGGACGCGAGCACAAGACTGAGACTCAGTGGGGGCCACGTCCTGGAAGCAGCAGTAATGTTTCCTCACACAACAGGAAGTCTAGTGCCCCAGTAGGAAGCAGCATGGAAGAGGAACTGGCAGGTTCTGTGACAGAAAACAAAGCCCCCACTCATCCTGGAGGAGGTAACACCAACAAGCGGGCTGGGCCTATTAAGAGGACCACGATTCGAGAGAATAAACGAGAGGGCGGCGAAAGCGAGGGAGGAGAGAAGTCAGCCGGGGGGTCAGGGAAGGACAAAGAACAAGACTGTACCCAACCATCAGTTAAACAGGATACAGCCACCAGCTCTCACACACCCTCTGTGCCCTCTAAAGATGACCCGGCACTGAGCAGCAAACCCAGAAGTGGGGCAAAGGAGAAAGTGACAGGTGTAAGCAAAGGATCTAAAGATGGGGACAGCCAGGCTCCGTCTTCGGCCTACTCCGGTCCGTCGTCAAGGCGAGACAGGGAGCGTTCCTATGAGAGGAGCGGAGGAGGGGGCAGTTCGTACCACCATGCAGCTCCACCAAAGGGCAACAGAACTGGTCGAGGCCGAGGAGGGGAGTATTACGGAAGAGGGCGGGGGTACAGAGGCACCTATTCGGGGAGCGGAACTGGAGGAGGTGGCAATGGCAGTCGTGGGAGAGCAGGAGGGAGGAGTGGCCGGGATTACCGATCCTCAGCCGGTGGCAGTTACCACCAGGCCAATCCACACGGCTCCAATACCCAAGATCCCAGCCTTTACAAGGGGGATTCAGTGTCtgggagcggaaggcaggggagCTCACAGCTGAACCCAGGGCGTGCCAGAAACCGCAGTGAGACCAGGAGCGAGGGCTCTGAATACGAAGAAGTTCCAAAGCGGAGGAGACAGCGGGGCTCCGAGACAGGCAGCGAAAGCGCTGCCAGTGACCTCGCCCATTCCGACAAAGAGGAGCGGAAGCAGCAGCCAAAAAACGGCAGCGGCAGCACAGTCAACGCTACACCTGCCACTGGAGGGGGCCCTGCCTCTAGCACACAGCCCAGAATGTCCCAGACTCGCGTCTTCACCCCTAGGGGTGTCCCTTCGAGACGAGGCCGAGGTGGCGGGGGTGGAACGGGAGGGATCTACAGAAACGTTAGTGGTAGTGGGGGGGGAATTTCGAACAGTCATCGATCTGTGCCTAACTCCTCCACCCACAGCTGGCCTTCCAAGTCGTCATCCTCGGTTCGGAAACAAGTCGCTTCACAGCCTTTGCCTCCAAAGGACGGGGGCCatagtggtactgagaaaaaggagAAGGCAGCAGATTTGGGGCACTCCCAAAATCAGAACGCCAACGTGCAGCTCCCCTCAACTCCCATGGCACCTCCTTCAGCATCCCAGCTACCCTCCGAGAACGGGGGCCTGGGATCCCCTGTGTTGTCCGCGAACGTTCTGCCCAATTCTGCAGCACCTGCCGGTGTGCCTCAAGCGATCTCCGGTCCGGATGCCCGCAGCTTCCCTCCCCGTGGATTTGAGCGCCCCCCTAGGCGTCGCAGGCACGGCCGCTCGCAGCATCAACAAGATAAACCCCCACGGTTTCGTCGTTTGAAACAGGAACGGGAGAACGCAGCTCGAATCAACGGAGGAACCAACATAATCGGAGGGGGCATACCCACACAGAGGCCAGCATCACCTTCCCAGGTAGCTTTGCATGAAGTGGACAGCACTTCCAATGCAGCCTCGACGGCCACTCCCAGTGCAAACCACAACATGGCAGCAAgtaccaccaccaccaacaacaacaacagcagtcACCAAGTGGGAACCAACTCAAATTTAAACacccaccatcatcaccatcactaCCCCCCTGCCATAGCCCCCCAACACCACCATAACCAcaatccaccagggggcgccaaGTCCCCCGACATCTCCAATCAGAATTCTGATCAGGCCAATGAGGAGTGGGAGACTGCCTCCGAGAGCAGCGACTTCAATGAGTTCCGGGAGAGAGAGGGTGGGAACGCAGGCGGAGTCGCAAGGTCCTACTCCTCacaccaccatcaccacctGCTGGGAAGAGGAGGCGGCAGTGGTGGAGGAGGCGTGGAGCGAGAGATCACTGCGAAAGAATCTGCCGCAAACAAGAGAAGCTTCTCCAGCCAGCGACCTGGGATGGAGCGGCAGAACCGTAGAGTGAATGCGGGTGGAGGAGGAAGGGGTCCTCGGGGACCGTCAGGTggtggcggcggcggcggccctGGCAGCGGAAGTGGTAACCGTAGTGACAGGCGTGGAAACTGGCCTTCCCCCAAAAATAGGAAGTGAGATTAAAAGTTTTGAAGCATTTCAGATTGCTCCCCTTTTTGTACCCCAGTGTTTTGTCCAATCTCCTCTCATCATCCCCAATTCTCCCACATAACAGCtcattactgtatattgcatTGATACAAGAGACGGTGTCTACACCCTCACTCTGGCTCTCCTCGGTACATCTCCGTTTCTTAGCTGTTGTCACCTGTCATCTCtgtacgtcccccccccccccccccccccccacgtaccACATGCTGTCCAGTCAGCTCCTTCTATCTTATTTGATTTACCTGCCGAATTAAAATGCTGACTGAAACAACCTTTCTTTTTATATACAAGCACAATAGAAGAGCAGGTAAACCTCAGCTTGTCTGCTGTTATCTGCAGCTTGTTGGATGTATCGGCATGAAAGGGGTTTGACGCAGATAGGCAGAATGTTTATATTTATGTGTCTGTATATTTATACCACAAATACCGCTGGGGAGTTACTTGGTTGGGATGTTCAATGTATTTACTTCTGGAGGGGGGGTTGCTTATTTTACCAAGGACAGTTGTGATAGcattttcaccccccccccccacacttttTGCATATCAGCCACCCTCTCTTAAAATGTTTGTGTTTCCGATCTTTTTTTCCTACCCAACAAAGCAGATAATTATTTTTTACACTACCCTCTTAATTTTCTGACCAGTTCTTGAAGAGTACTCTCTCCCAACCCTTCACTCCTGACAACACGCTCTGATTTGATCTTCGTCAGTGTTTTGCAGCTTGTTCAAATTCAGGCCAGTGTTATTTTGACCTGCTTTATTCAAATATTGTTGCCCCTTGGTTGCATTTGTCTGATTTCATAGCTCAGCTCTTGAACTTGTTAAACACGCAGTAGTTTGACTGcactacaaaaaaaaagaattttcttaaaagaaaaagtcatgACTACTTTTCAAGATTAGTTTCCTTATAGTTAATTTTAACTGCTTCTTTTTAAATATCTGGCCACCACTTTACCGAAATGTTTTCTCATCCTTTGTGTCAAGACTTTTAAAATAATCTGGCAGGAAATGGGAGTCTTTTTCTTAGGAGTAAAGAAAAGCTAGTATTGTATGTTTCTAAGCATAATAATCCATGTGAATGTTTTCTTTGAAGAAAATTTTTTGCTTTGTAGAGTAGGACAGTCTGCTGTAAGCACTCCTGTAGTGATGGGaacttttggttttatttttaaatctgccTGGAGGTCTGCATTGAGCAAGATTACTTTTTGCAGTGTCTCATTCTGGCCCCTTAAAGGCAAAATGGGCTGATTGACTGAATATTGTACTGTTactaatatatgtatgtgtacacATCTGTATGTGCGTAtgattgtgtatatatacatgataTACACACTCTGCAGTGGACAGAAGTTAGTGAAAATTTGTGTGTGCTGAAGACATTCTGCTCGTATACCATTTGCTGAGCGGTTGTGGGAAGTAAGGGGCTTTGCAAAGCAGATATAAAACCACTGTAGCCAATCTATAAGAGCAACAGTATGTTGTCGTCTTTCTGAACTACCGGCAGTCATGGTGAAGTTATACATTATCTATTTACAACAGATTTTTCCAAACAAATCTCTGAATAGGAGCAGCTTCTTTGAATGCCCCCAACGGAAAGGCAATGTTACAAGAACTATTGTACATCTTAtgggcacacaaacacaccaccTTGCACACAATAAGTATCCATTTGCACAATTTGTTTTCTTCTTAAGTGCATCTGTTCCCACAGCTCTAGGTTGGGGTTTTGTGTTCTGCAGGGAAATGGCATGTTTGTGACGCATGGATGCATATGAATGTGTTTTGCGTTCCCTATTGTGTCTGTGATGTTTTTGGGGGGCTTGTTGAGGGGCATTTGACTGTTTTCACCTGTATCTCTCTACATGCTTTTCGCAAAATGTGTAAGGAGAATGTGAACAGTTTCATCATTACTTTTCTTATATGCATTCATGTATATACATtcaggtgtgtgtatgtgtatattcaGATGAACATTTTCATCAGTTACCTGGCCTGAACTTGTAGATCAACTGGCGCTTAAAATGAGAATTCTTAAACGAAGATGATCGGAGTGGGTTATGTTCCTGTTGCGCTGAGACTATTTCCGACAAAACATGACATGGGGATGTTCCCAGGCCTGGTTTTTCCATGGATAACTGGTCACTGCAGGCATTACCCATTTCCATTCTGCAGTTGTAGCAAACGCGCTGCAACTCGGCCCCGAATCCTTCAACCTCCATAACCTTCCAGGTCCTTgtttgacatgctcatattgTATGTGCCGTAATTAAAGTAGATTTTCCTCTTTGAGATGCACAAAGCTTGTACCATATTTCCAGCGTTACTAAAGTTTCTGGAGTGGTTTAACATGGTTTGTTAATGGAGCCGTAATATACACACCTCTGTATATTGGTATGTATCTAAGTTCAGCTACCCCAGCTTACATtcccacaaacaaaatgttgccATTTTTAAGTTCAAGGGAGCAATGTACACGCAGAGAAGTGTCTTATAATAAACATTATACAGATGAGGAAAAAtaaatttttgttttaatgGAAATCTTTTGGTGTCTTGTTCATTGTGGTTTTCTTGTGCAAAGGTATGCAAAGCTGTCAGCTAGgcctattttaaatatttaaataatattttaaataaaaagcaaATACTGTCTTTGTTCACGAGGTTTCTATCAAGTAATTTTTCCAATAGTAACACAAGGGAAAATATTTAACTTTGTGCTGCCTGCTTAAGTTCTGTATGGAGTTTTTGTGGGTTTATTTTCTATCCAATTGGATCCAATGCCAACATTTCCAGTATTTTCCACCCACATTCAGTGCCGGCACAAACCGTAATGGTAAAAGTGGGAGATGGTGCTGGTGAATCTATTgttaaatttacatttaatttacagcatttggcagacgcccttagccagagcgacttacataagtgctttaagactctgcaatgaattttccgatactagctcaaatTATCACttcattgttctgttttcctttcTCCTTATGGGCAGCCCTGCCTGGGTGCAGCCTCCTGGTCTCTAtaacaatataaacattttaaGTACCATGTAAACCCCAAAATTAATGTTAGGTTCTCAAAATCTAACTTAAAAAGGTATTTAACTTGCAGATGCAGTGTTAAAACAGCACTTAACATGGTGGCAAACTATGTAAAATAAGGTAGagcaatatctaaaaaaaaatatgtgataTGAATTATAAAATATCATCAGGActagttccccccccccaggatgacACGTTACTGTCATGTGGGAGTAGGAGAAATCCGGTAATCTGCCCTCCTTCAACCTAGTATCATTACAGGACCTTTTGTCTGAGCAGTGCCCGTAGATTATCAGTGGTGGTACTAGGTTGAAAGAGGGTAGATCACTGGATTGTTCCCATTCCCACACGACACCAAAATGGTAAATTAACGGTAGATAACCAGCTGGAAATCGGATATGTATAATCCCTGAAGGCTTTGCACCCAGGGTTGTTAGAAATTTTGGGCCTCATGAAAGcttatcatattgggcccccaactcACACTGTCAttggggcccttggaatcgtcCTAACTGCTCCCTCCCCTCTTTGCAGCACCACTGCCAGCACATATATGCTAACCTTAGTCTCTTCCCATGGACCTCTGCTAAACGGCTtaaagttaataaaaaaaaaaaagtttacgcATGAAATTAAGATAGAATAGTGAAAACAACCAAGAACAAGTTGCGGTTTGGGTGTTCTAGGAACACCCAAGGGGTTGTGTATTTGTACATGCAAGGCTTCTCTCACCCCTCTCTCGAACCACTTGTCTTCTCAATGGGAAGGGTGAGGGAAGCCTTGCATGTGTAAATCCAAAACCCCTCACTTAACAGCGGTGgaggcattaggcacaacctgtctctTATTTATcctgcggccctctcatccTTTCCCAGATCATTCCCTGGAAATATCAGACCCAATCCAtacctccaccaggtggaccacccttaacgGCCCACTCTATGGGGGTAGGAGGGACTGCTAAGGTGTGACggtttcaaccccccccccctttgtttcactcaacgagccTACTTAGAGCAGGTTTGAAGTGAAActacccaggaggataaatatgtggacacttacaacctccctcagactgaagaagctgcttggatgagcagtgaaatgtttctacctttcagagagaAGTCCAGCTGCTATGACTCAACCACCAGACAACCAATTAGAAACAATTActttttgttaaaatattaTGTTTTAGGGCAGAAGAATACTGGGGAAAGTTCACATTGCAATATTTCAGGTTTTTGCAATTTTTAGGAGTTGAAAATTAACCATGTAGCCAAATAGACTCTGATGGGAGATaagttctgtcaaacaggtTGTAGTGTGAGTTGTGTCAGCAGACACAAAGCAGTGCTTTTGTTTAATATCGTCGGTAtggaatacaaaatatttccatagaGCTGAAGGTGAATGTATTCCCCTGACCAGATCTTGTGCGCTTTTCAACTTTACACTTATTTTAGTTTGATTCCTCACAAATGCGCCACAAGATCTATGAGTGAGTCAAGCAAGGACAAGCATGATTATGATCGTCTCGGAGAGTGCATGCAAAAGCAGCGGCGATAAACTGTATTGTGGTTAAAAAAACATACTAGATAATGTTGAAAAAGAACTATCATTAGTTCTGCTTCCTCAGACGGAGTAAAAATGGTTTGAACCCAGAAGACTATTGCGGTTGTTGCGATGTGACAACTGCATGAAATGCCATGTCGATATTAACATAGTACGAGTAtaaaatgtgccctgcgatgggctggccccccatcctcggttattccctgcccattgtttctgggataggctccggtccccccgcgacccaataggataagcggtttggaagatggatggatggatggatggagtataAAATGAGAGTGGTAGAGTTGCGCAGTGGATGGCGCTGTCGTCGAACACCACcgatttgtgtttgttgtttgCATATGTTCCCCTTATGTGTGTCTGGCTTTTCGGAGGATCCTCTGATATCCTTTCACTATCCAAAAACAAGTAGCTTCAGTGAAGTGCCTAAATTGATTGTATGTGTGACTAAGTTTGCTCATATTGCAATGTATATTATATTGAattattttacattatattatgAACGATTAGTCAATGGATCTTCTGATTAATTGGTACATGAtaactatacacacacacaacccctGGCAAAAAATATGCAAGTAATATGCAAATACACGtctaattatgcaaattagtctGCAGTTAAAAGAGAGTGCTTGCAGACCTTAACGAGCTGTTGCACCTGGCTGATTGACAGGAAACATGCACCCAACAAGAGAGCTGTCAGTTGAAACAATGGAAAGGATTATAATTCTGTTTTGTATACACACAGATTGATATAAAGTGGCTTCCTGATGGAGGGGGTATAACCAAAGTATGTCCCGGAGTTACGTCCTTCATGATTTGTTTAGCTTGTCTGACGCAGCAAGTCTTTTGTAAATGTTCAAGCAGCGGTAGTTCCGTGTCAATGAtggcctgtgctgtttttatgacTCGCTGTAGGGCTTTTTTAGTGGCTTTGGTGCCAACTGCTTGACAGCTTGGTACAGCAGTAAGTAAAATGCTCTCTCTATTGCATTTGCAAAAATTAACCAGCATCTTCTGGGAGAGGTTAGTACTCTTCAGCCTTCTCAGAGAGTAGAGGTATTGTTGTGCTTTGCTTCCTACCACTGAGGTGTTGTCAGCCCAGGAAGTCCTCAGTGATGGTCACTCCCAGAAACTTCAAGCTAGATACCCTTTCCACATCCTCTGCTTTGATTGCTACTGGAATATGATAGATCTTTAGTAGCCCTGAAGTCCAAATTGATTACTTTAGTCTTCTTGGAGTTTATGACCAAGTTGTTGGTGTCACACCACACTGTtaagttccaaacttcctcctTATATGCAGCATCATCATGTTTAATATAAGTCCAATGACAGTTGTATCATCCGCAAATTTAACAATAATGTTTGATTCATGGGTGGGCTGACAGTCATGGGTGAAGACTGCATAGAGGAGGGGACTTAGCATACAGTCCTGTGGCCCACCAGTGATTCGGGTGAGGGTGGATGATGTATACATGCC encodes:
- the prrc2a gene encoding LOW QUALITY PROTEIN: protein PRRC2A (The sequence of the model RefSeq protein was modified relative to this genomic sequence to represent the inferred CDS: deleted 2 bases in 2 codons) — protein: MSERSGQTAKGKDGKTKYASLNLFDTYKGKSLEAQKPVVPPRHGLQSLGKVASARRMPPPANLPSLKAENKGNDPNVSLVPKDGTGWASKQEPADPKSTDALSAPQQESQPPVASQTPALTRPKTPTAPEAPAAALGAGARSWAPASVIHGVQGDGGKGSSQPSPFSREEFPTLQAAGDQDRAGREQATADQWYGPGPSLRPQNVTSWRDGGGRALNAVLPGEGAAEGGLGGASVMEGAAGGGQLPSHQQNPPSHMPPRNPPPNSPALPHSQPAVAPQFPGYRGIMPPFMYPPYLPFPAPYAPQVPYRYPQSAEVPRLARAQGGVGADGRPPGGPRGGMAEAVKRPSILKQDDLKELDELDHDGDEGWAGAHEEIDYSAKLKFSDDEGDEEGEEERSEPNNGAREAREQQRTQEGLAATSRARGPDSGGESLRTPPSAPEDASQPPSSKPGWAEEGTGSWAAQGNITLHQGRRSGLGGTREQPSPPPGPLLGQIPYSYYRQDRPSPQHGSAATVNASQKLPSSLTQQQGQQSNTPPAAASLAPQPQGEDDDETWRQRRKQSSSEISAAVERARRRREEEERRMEEERRAACAEKLKRLDEKQQQSAKPMAATSSGSSREGSSPGPSLSAPASSPVISQPSSPCVDSGEPPLSASQAGGATGAGGNNRQRAGSNSSYDSNTESQQCPQPPAPQTLDAVVANDGRDEVAGSPNLRSGSDIIKVEGIGTVPGRQPGSLPSQGYSKYQKSLPPRFQRQQQEQLLKQQQWQQQQQQQHSQAAQNQLQPPAAPQGPAGGAPPQSAPKQPPLYPPGSLGRPPPLPMNFDPRWMMMSYMDPRVMQGRPAPMEYYPTSMHPSGLLARERSDSGGSSSDAFDRQQPHPGPPHPHRGTPPMDPKLAWGPDMFPGGSEARSLSSPLRQKQHDEEEASKGLRSDTPPVRLRDGGTGPIQQPNVAPSSPSGSSNQTPPPPLGTQGGPGVGMPGGSGGHLPHHHQPFMGGRGNYSSFPDGESRGPPHQQQRGNSGGALHDFSHPDEGSRAVQQGQIWGAPHPHYDRNGRADLSPLENNPHLHHHHPHHPHTSHLPIHPHKTENGRERERGGELKKSDPSPPLNQPCISSSCSSSSSSSSSARDDHGDKLSLQPIPPQQDHDLGSGVSRKQEKIGPTHLHSTHSSVAPSSHHPLQQQQLPHSKPNQRGREHKTETQWGPRPGSSSNVSSHNRKSSAPVGSSMEEELAGSVTENKAPTHPGGGNTNKRAGPIKRTTIRENKREGGESEGGEKSAGGSGKDKEQDCTQPSVKQDTATSSHTPSVPSKDDPALSSKPRSGAKEKVTGVSKGSKDGDSQAPSSAYSGPSSRRDRERSYERSGGGGSSYHHAAPPKGNRTGRGRGGEYYGRGRGYRGTYSGSGTGGGGNGSRGRAGGRSGRDYRSSAGGSYHQANPHGSNTQDPSLYKGDSVSGSGRQGSSQLNPGRARNRSETRSEGSEYEEVPKRRRQRGSETGSESAASDLAHSDKEERKQQPKNGSGSTVNATPATGGGPASSTQPRMSQTRVFTPRGVPSRRGRGGGGGTGGIYRNVSGSGGGISNSHRSVPNSSTHSWPSKSSSSVRKQVASQPLPPKDGGHSGTEKKEKAADLGHSQNQNANVQLPSTPMAPPSASQLPSENGGLGSPVLSANVLPNSAAPAGVPQAISGPDARSFPPRGFERPPRRRRHGRSQHQQDKPPRFRRLKQERENAARINGGTNIIGGGIPTQRPASPSQVALHEVDSTSNAASTATPSANHNMAASTTTTNNNNSSHQVGTNSNLNTHHHHHHYPPAIAPQHHHNHNPPGGAKSPDISNQNSDQANEEWETASESSDFNEFREREGGNAGGVARSYSSHHHHHLLGRGGGSGGGGVEREITAKESAANKRSFSSQRPGMERQNRRVNAGGGGRGPRGPSGGGGGGGPGSGSGNRSDRRGNWPSPKNRK